The following are from one region of the Paenalkalicoccus suaedae genome:
- the purF gene encoding amidophosphoribosyltransferase, which yields MRTEIKGLNEECGVFGVWGHEDAARITYYGLHSLQHRGQEGAGIVVSDREKLKVHKGMGLVNDVFNEEILDRLGGTGAIGHVRYTTAGDSDFINCQPLLFNSQTGSLALAHNGNLVNATALKRQMEHQGSIFQTTSDTEVIAHLIKRSGYPTLKESVRNALTMVKGAYALAILVENKMIVALDPNGLRPLSIGRIGDGYVVSSETCAFDVVGATFLREVQPGELITIDDDGVHVDRFSLSTNRSLCSMEYVYFARPDSNVDEVNVHQARKRLGKQLADEAWVEADVVTGVPDSSISAAIGYAEASGIPYELGLIKNRYVGRTFIQPSQALREQGVKMKLSAVRGVVEGKRVVMVDDSIVRGTTGRRIVQLLREAGALEVHVRISSPPIVNPCFYGIDTSTKGELIASTKSIDEIRDDMGADSLSYLSVDGLKKGIGRNDSSPNCGQCLACFTGEYPTEVFPEADHPYDKVMGGK from the coding sequence ATGCGCACTGAAATCAAAGGATTAAACGAAGAATGTGGTGTGTTTGGCGTTTGGGGGCATGAAGATGCTGCTCGGATTACGTACTACGGCTTGCATAGCTTGCAACATCGCGGTCAGGAGGGCGCAGGGATTGTTGTGTCTGACCGGGAGAAGTTGAAGGTCCATAAGGGTATGGGTCTTGTGAATGATGTATTTAACGAGGAGATTTTGGATCGTTTAGGTGGTACAGGTGCGATTGGGCACGTGCGCTACACGACGGCTGGCGATAGTGATTTTATTAACTGTCAGCCGCTCCTCTTTAACTCGCAGACGGGTAGTCTCGCGCTTGCACACAACGGGAATTTAGTGAATGCGACGGCGCTTAAGCGTCAGATGGAGCATCAGGGTAGTATTTTTCAGACGACATCTGACACGGAGGTTATCGCGCATTTAATTAAGCGTAGTGGCTATCCGACGCTGAAGGAGTCTGTACGGAATGCCCTTACGATGGTAAAGGGCGCTTATGCCCTTGCTATTTTAGTCGAAAATAAAATGATCGTTGCCTTAGATCCAAATGGACTTCGTCCGCTATCCATTGGTCGTATTGGCGATGGGTACGTGGTGTCTTCAGAGACGTGTGCGTTTGACGTTGTTGGTGCGACATTCCTACGTGAAGTCCAGCCTGGTGAACTTATTACCATTGATGATGATGGCGTTCACGTAGACCGTTTTTCGCTATCGACAAATCGTTCGCTTTGCTCGATGGAATATGTGTACTTTGCGCGTCCGGATAGTAACGTAGATGAGGTAAACGTGCACCAAGCTCGGAAGCGTTTAGGTAAGCAGCTTGCAGATGAGGCATGGGTCGAGGCAGACGTGGTCACTGGTGTGCCAGATTCAAGTATCTCCGCGGCAATTGGGTATGCAGAGGCATCAGGTATTCCTTATGAGCTCGGTTTAATCAAAAATCGGTACGTTGGTCGAACGTTCATACAGCCATCTCAAGCACTACGTGAGCAGGGTGTGAAGATGAAGCTATCCGCTGTGCGTGGTGTTGTAGAAGGAAAGCGCGTCGTGATGGTTGATGACTCCATCGTACGCGGAACAACGGGACGACGTATTGTGCAACTACTTCGCGAGGCAGGTGCGCTAGAAGTACACGTGCGAATCAGTTCGCCTCCGATTGTCAATCCGTGTTTTTACGGAATCGATACGTCCACTAAAGGAGAATTAATCGCATCGACGAAATCAATCGATGAGATTCGTGATGATATGGGCGCAGATTCTCTGTCCTATTTAAGCGTAGATGGACTCAAAAAAGGAATTGGTCGCAATGATTCCTCACCAAACTGCGGACAGTGTTTAGCGTGCTTTACAGGAGAATACCCAACGGAAGTATTCCCAGAAGCGGATCATCCGTACGATAAAGTTATGGGAGGCAAATAG
- the purM gene encoding phosphoribosylformylglycinamidine cyclo-ligase, with amino-acid sequence MSKAYESAGVNIEAGYEGVKRMQRHVESTMRKEVIGALGGFGGMFDLSQLGLKEPVLVSGTDGVGTKLMLAQSLNKHDTVGIDAVAMCVNDILVQGAEPLFFLDYLALGKNDPEVVEQLVAGVAEGCRQAGCALVGGETAEMPGLYDETEYDIAGFVVGAAEKSKLIDQARSGDVLIGIPSNGIHSNGFSLVRKIVADSELDLMESAPFAPEQLLGEALLTPTRIYVKAVKGLFPYVNGMAHITGGGFVENIPRMLPETCGASVNVSQVELLPVFRWLMEAGGLTQDDMLETFNCGIGMVLAVSPEHKDHVLQTLTAAGENPVELGHVTDAPGLTIEGELR; translated from the coding sequence ATGTCGAAAGCCTATGAATCTGCAGGAGTAAATATTGAAGCTGGCTACGAAGGCGTGAAGCGGATGCAACGCCACGTCGAATCCACGATGCGTAAGGAAGTCATTGGCGCACTTGGTGGGTTCGGTGGCATGTTTGACCTATCACAGCTTGGATTAAAAGAGCCTGTGTTAGTGTCTGGAACAGACGGTGTAGGGACGAAGCTTATGCTTGCGCAGTCGTTAAATAAGCACGACACAGTCGGGATTGATGCGGTCGCTATGTGCGTTAACGATATTCTCGTACAGGGAGCGGAACCGCTATTTTTCCTTGATTATTTAGCGCTCGGTAAAAATGATCCTGAGGTGGTAGAACAGCTTGTTGCGGGCGTTGCAGAAGGCTGTCGTCAGGCTGGCTGTGCGCTAGTTGGTGGCGAAACTGCGGAGATGCCTGGGCTATACGACGAGACAGAGTACGATATTGCAGGCTTTGTCGTCGGTGCGGCTGAAAAGTCAAAGCTAATCGACCAGGCTCGTTCTGGTGACGTGCTGATAGGAATTCCATCTAATGGCATTCACTCTAATGGCTTTTCGCTCGTGCGCAAAATCGTTGCAGATAGTGAATTAGATTTGATGGAGTCTGCTCCATTTGCGCCTGAGCAACTCTTAGGCGAGGCGTTACTTACGCCAACTCGTATTTACGTAAAGGCGGTGAAGGGCTTGTTTCCGTATGTAAACGGTATGGCTCATATTACAGGTGGCGGCTTTGTAGAGAATATCCCGCGCATGCTACCGGAGACGTGCGGTGCATCTGTGAATGTTAGCCAGGTGGAGCTATTACCTGTTTTCCGCTGGCTCATGGAGGCCGGTGGTCTTACGCAGGATGACATGCTCGAGACGTTCAACTGTGGCATTGGCATGGTCTTAGCTGTCTCACCTGAGCACAAGGATCATGTACTACAAACGCTCACTGCTGCAGGCGAAAATCCAGTAGAACTTGGACACGTGACAGACGCTCCTGGTCTCACGATCGAGGGGGAGCTTCGATGA
- the purN gene encoding phosphoribosylglycinamide formyltransferase codes for MNIAIFASGSGSNFEAMKRAADKGLLSGKISLLICDKPGALVESRAEGHGVPVVSLSPKTFSSKADYEAELLRELKKYDISFLVLAGYMRLVGPTLLDAFEGRIVNIHPSLLPSFKGLDAIGQALDFGVKVTGVTVHVVDAGMDTGPILAQESVTIEPGDTRDDVEKKIREVEHRLYPKTVEQMLQHLQGV; via the coding sequence ATGAATATTGCGATATTTGCATCTGGCAGTGGATCAAACTTTGAAGCAATGAAGCGGGCAGCAGACAAAGGTCTGCTGTCTGGTAAAATATCGTTACTTATTTGTGATAAGCCAGGCGCACTTGTGGAATCTAGAGCAGAAGGTCACGGTGTACCGGTTGTATCGCTCTCTCCTAAGACCTTCTCTTCAAAGGCAGACTATGAAGCGGAGCTGTTACGAGAGCTTAAAAAATACGATATTTCTTTTTTAGTGTTAGCAGGGTATATGCGTTTAGTAGGCCCAACGCTTTTAGACGCGTTTGAAGGTCGCATCGTCAATATTCATCCGTCTTTGTTACCGTCCTTTAAGGGGCTCGATGCGATCGGACAAGCGTTAGACTTTGGTGTGAAAGTGACAGGAGTTACGGTTCATGTTGTTGATGCTGGAATGGATACGGGTCCTATTTTAGCGCAGGAATCTGTTACAATTGAGCCTGGTGACACGCGAGACGACGTGGAGAAAAAAATTCGCGAAGTAGAGCATCGCCTATATCCAAAAACAGTGGAGCAAATGCTCCAACATCTTCAGGGAGTGTGA